The DNA window TAATCTCTATTCAACTGCCATGCATTCTTTTCTCATAAAAGTGCATTCTTACAGCCTGACATCTTGACAAAGATTGTCAGGTGGCCGGCTAAGCAGTCTATCGTAGAGGCTCGAGCTGTCATTGGCATCGTACAGCATAAACGGTAGCATTATCGATCTGTGTCAGTGAGTATCCGATTGGCGTACGATTTCGTGCATCACAGCATGAGGAGGGCCTCATGCTTGGGAGCTTCAGTGCCTTGTACTGAAACGGATTGCCTTGCAGCCCAACACGCCCATCATACTCCGTACAGTTGATTCCACAATTCACATGAATCGCGGGCAGTAATCCTCAAATGCCGATGATGCTGCAGTGTTGAATCACGGTGGACCTACCCTACGGGTTGAAATACGATGAGACCATCTGGACCGGACTTGATCAATTGGATTCAGTTATTGGCCATGTCATAGTAAGACTTTTGTATAGTGATATGCTAGACTAGCTAAGCCCACTGGTCATCATTCGCTCTAATCCTATTGGTGACACTTCTCAACCCATTTTTATCATCATCGCGAGAACTGTAGATGGATCGACAAACGTACTCAAACCCAGTCTCAGAACCATGTTGAATTCCCAACTCTCACCGGAGCACACGCCCAATATGGGCCCAGTGACCAACAAACATCATAGCGTTGAGATGCCCGCTCCCGAAAGATCATCATTAAAGCTTCCATCCCGAAACTGTAATCCTTGCCAAGTCGATAGATGCCCAACACACACAATCACTATTGTACCCAATGCCACCAACAGAAAGGCGACTGAAACGACCAGCATAGTATGCCACTGGCACTTTGATTCAACGTGATAACTAAAACATACCGCAAATGTGTCGTTACCAATCCTGTAATGGGGAGTACTGTTCAGACCCAGCGATAATATCTTGATAACAAACATGTGCTAAACACAAAAGCACGAAACATGACTCGTTAATGTTCAAACATAAAACCAAAACAAATGTTACCACACAATAACTCCAACACGCTTGGACGGTAGCCTCCTAACCTGAAATGatggctgctgagaagggCCGGCGTACGCCTGGCACGCCAATCCTATAGACCCAGGAGAACCTCTGCCCATATATGATAAACATTATCGCTCACAATGTCAAATTGTGCTGGTGGCCCCCATCCTTTGCTCGGGCCACGTCCCTGTTTCTGATCTGTGCCGTTGTCGTCGCCGGCAGGTCATGTCTCCTGTTCTAGGAGAGCATATAAACGTATATCATTAGAGTCGCTTGAGACTCGTCGTCAAGCTAGAATCCTAAGCTCGGTACCGGGTGGCGGCACGATCCTGGATCTGCTTGTCTGTAGAAACGTATAGTCGGTCTAGGTAGTCCATAGCCGAGGCATCCTTCAGGATCTTGGCTACTTGAATACCGGCCGAGATCAGCTGAAGGATGTTGCGGTCGTCCTTGAGCGGGCGACTTTGGTGCTTGGCAGCGTGTCGCATCTCGAGAGAATTTTCAAGGATCGTGACAAACTGCTTGATCTGTCCATTGTAGAGAACCCGTGCTGGGATGCGTCGCTTCGTCGCTAGTCGCTTGAGAAGGTAAACCCACTCGGTCCATTCTCGGTCTTGTGGTCGCTCGACGGGCCTCATGTCCTGGGTCAATGGGATCGGAAACTGGTATTTGGCCACGAAATCATAGGCGCATTGTGAAAGTCGGTCATTGACCTGGCTCAAAACATTGTCCTGTTCCTGAACATGGAGGTTGGTTGGCAGATGCGGGAGCTCTCGTTCCTGCATAGCAATAACATCCGGAGGTGGTCGTTGCAGGAACTGATGAGGACCGTCGAATTCGTCACGGTTCGAAGGTCGCCTTTGTGAGCGACCTTTGCCAGTAGACTTTGACTTTCCTCCGGGGGCAGTGTTGGTCATCCCATTTTCCAGGGAGTAGTCCGAAAGGTTGGGTGATGCGATGATGTCGTCCACTGAGTCGGTAGGCGAGTATCGCTCACGGTTCTCCCACGACTGAGAGGTCGGTGCCTTGTATGAGCCATGTCCAACTGGCTTGCCATACGATCCTGATGGGGGACGGGCACCAAACGAGGGAGCGGCAGGATAGGTCGACTCAGCGCGTGACATATGACCATTGGTACCAATAGGTAGACCGCCAGCTAAGTTGTAGTTGCTGGCCGAGTAGTTGACACTTGAATTGGCCGATGTTACTAAGGATTCCGAGCTGGTATTGTTCCGATAATCACCATACCTTTGTGATGAGTAAAAGCCATTATCGAAACCTCCATGTACCGAAGGATCAGTGTATGAACTGCCGGTGAGTTAGCCCAACTACGTTTTTTTCACCCAGCCGGGGGGACAGTCAGCAGACGAGAAGTTCAGACTTACTTGCGAGTTGGGTTCCAAGGACTGTTCGACATTGTAGTCTTGTAGGCATGATCTTGCTGTGCCATACTGTACTGGCTCATCATTGTGAAAACGGAATCGCGGGGTGTTAATTTTGGGCAGACTTGACGAGACTTGCGGCTGATAAAGAAAGAATCCACAGGCGAAAAGAAGCAGCAAAGGGTCCACGCCTTGGGTTCCAGTTAAAAAAAGAGACTAAACCGACGGACAGCTTGTACAATATGGGTCCTTGGGCAGTGATCCTGGGTTTTTCCAAAGGGCTGGCTGGCTCCAAATGTCTTCTTCAGGGCATCCACGGTGACTAGGGTTTCCTGAGATGGCGATGAAATTGCCTGGGTCCTCTTGCTGGCGGTTGTAGGCGGTGTGACCTGTGGTCTGTGGTCCAGGCAGATGGATCTATCTGCAAAGGCCAACTCAACTCCTGCTGGATTGGATGAAAAACTGCGCGGGCAATAGTGAAGCACTAAAATAGTAGTGCAGTATCCTTGGGGCACTTCTCAGCGAACCAGGTCAAGGTAAAGCTGTTGATGAGCGGATCTGAACTGACACGGACAGATAGATAAGACTATGGAGGAGATCCGGGAGATTGAAGCTCGGAATACCGACGATTTATGTTCGTCCGTGAGGCTGCAAGGAAAAAGGAACGGGTACGCATGTCATGAGCAAAACCCTGGCATGGCCTGGcttggttgttgatgatggcgatgggGGATGATAAAACGCTGCCCCATTTACTAGCACTAGCGGAGTTGACAGGGACCAGGCGGGAAGCAAGTGATGGCCCAAACAACTATTCTGGCAAGATTTGCAAAAGAAATTCGCCCCAGTATCCCTAAATTAATGTTAGGAGGGTGTCACTTCCCCAAGGTTGTGATGGATAGCGGTGTCTGTACTGTACTCTGTGCTGTACATACAGTACTGCGCTGTACTTTTGCCGGCAATGCAGTCGAGGTAACTAATTACTACCTATATTGAGTTGATGGCGCAAGCCAGCCCAACAAGCGAGCGAATCCACGAATTGGACCCTGTCTCTGATCTGATCTTAAACCAGGGTGGGTAAGCTTAATGATCGAAGACGTTTGAAATGTTACCTTTTGTGTATCGTTTCGTCTCGGTTTAGTGCAGCGTAACAGGAGAGAAATGTCAAGGAAAATGTTGAGaccttgctgttgctgcGTGTTCGTTTGTTTGCTTGCCCGCCGTGTGTCGCCGAGAGTGGAGAGAGGTATTGTCAGAATACAATGCCGAGGCCATGCTACCCCAGATGTTCTGCGTAGCTACGGCGTATGGAGAGCTCTACCTGAGGAGGCTTCGATAAAATTGTGGAAAGTTAGAAGGTCACTCTGCATCGCGGGGCAGCACCGCTCTTCCGGGCTTCCAATACCTCTCCCTCGGGCCAGGACAACAAAGCGAGGCAATTCATTGATTCAGCCAGTGATTGACTGATtgactgattgattgatcttCTGGGCATCATTAGGCGTAAGCATTGTTGCCCAAGACGCGTTGGCAGCATCCAAATCGAGTTGACCTGACCCCAAGAGATGGGATGCTAAGTTTGAGCAGGGGACTGCCCGGAACGTTGAGAAGCGGTCAATGGCGGGTCTGCAGAAAAGGTCAGGCACCAAGGCTGTATGTAAGTGCACCCGACAGGGCACCGTTGATGCCCACTGACCACCTCCATCACGGGACGTCAGGCCAGGTcgggtcaggtcaggtcagcgTGCCTGGCGGTTGGGTTTGACGTCGTTGTTCCTTGGTTCAGCAGTCAGAAACAGAcacagaaacagaaacaaagGCCGCAAACAGCTCATCAACTGCCAGCAGTGTACAGTGCAGTTGACTTGACGGAGTACGTAGTACTAGTCTAGACAGCACACCATCTCGGCGAGGCGGCACTAGACAAATCTGGGGATTCATCGTGAAGAATAAGGCGGTTGTTGATTGGCCCTCATTTTTTTTGCTGCACAATCAACGAAGCCTGACGATATTCTGGTGAACCGCAATGACCATGATATTCCATCAtcagatgagatgagatgagatgagctgTACCATGGTAGCATGGCTACACGACTGCATTCCCCGAGATAGCTACTGTATACAGCAAGTCATTTCTTTCTGTCTGTGTTTTGCTGTGCCGCGCGCAGTAGACTAGCTGCTTGCATGTAGGTACTGTATGCACCACCCGCACTTGAGATCCCCTGTACAGATTTGATGATATCGACAGCAAAATGGTCCGACGGTTGACGCGCGCGATGGAAACAGCCGCTGGCAATGCGATGTAGCTGGCTTCTCCACTTTGGCCCTGGCTTGAGTTGACCTGACCCTTGAAGCTCGTGGCATCTTTCGGCACCTGAGAACGGAATGGAGAAGTTGAGTTAATGAAAAGGGTCTTTGCTTCGAAGCTATCGTCCTGCATGAGTGCCCTGTCATGCCGAATCCATATTAACTGTCCGCCTTGAACCGGCCGAGTCAGCTTTGTTAGTTATGAGGCGGTCATTTTTTTATGGATGTGGATATTGATATTATCAGATGAATCTTGAATCTTGAATATCGAATTTTTGATCATGCTTGACGGACTCGCCGAGTTTGTTTTCGGTCAATTCGAAGCCGAGATGATGAAAGATGACGATACTGTTCCTACCCGATATCAGAAGTTGACCGCTTTCCTGTCGACATAGAAGCGAGGCGGTATCCGTATCTCCTCACCTCGACTCGAGTTCCCCATATCAAAACACTTAACCGAAGCAAGGCTGTCCACTTGAAAGATGCCAGATCATTAATTTACTCGACATGGGCAAATGCATGTGACCGTTTATTGTTCCGTCCTTTGCTTGACTTTGTTTGACGTGGAAGAAACGGATCAATGGATTCTGATGAGGTGGCACAGTAAACAAGGTTGAATAATCAATGCCGACATTTCTAAGCCACTTTAATCTGtcgtcttttcttttggaGATATCTC is part of the Fusarium poae strain DAOMC 252244 chromosome 4, whole genome shotgun sequence genome and encodes:
- a CDS encoding hypothetical protein (BUSCO:36190at5125), with protein sequence MMSQYSMAQQDHAYKTTMSNSPWNPTRNSYTDPSVHGGFDNGFYSSQRYGDYRNNTSSESLVTSANSSVNYSASNYNLAGGLPIGTNGHMSRAESTYPAAPSFGARPPSGSYGKPVGHGSYKAPTSQSWENRERYSPTDSVDDIIASPNLSDYSLENGMTNTAPGGKSKSTGKGRSQRRPSNRDEFDGPHQFLQRPPPDVIAMQERELPHLPTNLHVQEQDNVLSQVNDRLSQCAYDFVAKYQFPIPLTQDMRPVERPQDREWTEWVYLLKRLATKRRIPARVLYNGQIKQFVTILENSLEMRHAAKHQSRPLKDDRNILQLISAGIQVAKILKDASAMDYLDRLYVSTDKQIQDRAATRYRA